In Blautia sp. SC05B48, a single genomic region encodes these proteins:
- a CDS encoding ComEC/Rec2 family competence protein, whose amino-acid sequence MHHKRSFRRKLQTFFLSLLLVLLTVAGVPSAAYTAEAASADTTMAVHFLDVGQGLSILVQSQGQNLLYDGGDREHSSFVVSYLQKQNISIIDYMISSHYDEDHVAGLVGCLDSFSVKNVIGADYVQDTKIYQSFENSVAAQGLTVQHPEPGTDFAFGGGKFTVLSPQSISSNDNNNSVAIRLENGNNHFLFTGDAESAGEEAICNLGLDLSCDVIVPGHHGSATATTWDLLQQTVPEYAVISCGAGNSYGHPHKDTMDKLADMGIQVFRTDKQGTVIAVSDGSNIQWNQSPCNDYSAGDESDTGTQPSSAYKDSGASGYGSSASAAADPQTGVQADPESVGDMVWISATGSKYHRIPNCGNMNPDNATEMTRSQAEAAGYEACKKCY is encoded by the coding sequence ATGCATCACAAACGTTCTTTTCGCAGAAAGCTGCAGACGTTTTTTCTTTCTCTGCTGCTTGTTCTGCTGACAGTCGCAGGAGTTCCCTCTGCTGCTTATACAGCTGAGGCTGCTTCTGCTGACACAACAATGGCTGTACACTTTCTGGATGTGGGGCAGGGGCTTTCGATCCTGGTCCAGTCACAGGGGCAGAATCTCCTGTATGACGGCGGTGACCGGGAACATTCCAGTTTCGTGGTTTCCTATCTGCAGAAGCAGAATATTTCCATCATCGACTATATGATCTCCTCCCATTATGACGAGGACCATGTGGCTGGTCTTGTAGGATGCCTGGACAGCTTTTCCGTAAAAAATGTGATCGGTGCAGATTATGTACAGGATACAAAAATCTATCAGTCTTTTGAAAACAGTGTTGCCGCTCAGGGATTAACTGTGCAGCATCCGGAGCCCGGAACGGATTTTGCTTTCGGAGGCGGGAAATTTACAGTTCTTTCTCCTCAATCGATCAGCAGCAACGATAACAACAATTCTGTTGCGATCCGGCTGGAAAACGGAAACAACCATTTTCTTTTTACCGGGGATGCAGAATCTGCCGGGGAGGAAGCGATCTGCAATCTGGGACTTGATCTTTCCTGCGATGTGATCGTTCCGGGACATCACGGTTCTGCCACTGCCACCACCTGGGATCTGCTCCAGCAGACTGTTCCGGAATATGCCGTGATCAGCTGCGGCGCCGGTAATTCCTACGGACATCCTCATAAGGATACCATGGATAAACTTGCTGATATGGGAATACAGGTATTTCGTACTGATAAGCAGGGCACGGTGATCGCAGTCAGCGACGGAAGCAATATCCAGTGGAACCAGAGTCCCTGTAATGATTATTCTGCCGGAGATGAATCGGATACCGGCACACAGCCTTCCTCCGCTTATAAGGATTCCGGTGCGTCCGGCTATGGATCTTCTGCTTCGGCTGCTGCAGATCCTCAGACCGGAGTGCAGGCTGATCCGGAGTCAGTGGGTGATATGGTCTGGATCTCCGCTACCGGGAGCAAGTACCACCGGATCCCTAACTGTGGAAATATGAATCCGGATAATGCCACAGAGATGACACGCTCCCAGGCTGAAGCTGCAGGGTATGAAGCCTGCAAGAAGTGTTATTAG
- a CDS encoding RNA degradosome polyphosphate kinase: MKFKEFDKPEYFVNRELSWIKFDDRVLSEARDKNLPLFERLKFLSITSSNLDEFYMVRVASLKDQVHAGYKKTDIAGMTAKEQLKAISRQTHELVHVQYSTLNRSLIPALEKAGLHVIFEHEAFSEKQKEFVDQYFEDNVYPVLTPMAMDSSRPFPLIRNKTLNIGALLSKKDTKKGKEEIDFATVQVPSVLPRVVIIPSEKKGHTTVTLLEQIIERNIDKLFLSYDVICAHPYRIMRNADLPIDEDEAEDLLVEIQKQLKKRQWGEVIRLEVEDKMDPRLLDILKMEFQVHGDDIFFINGPLDLTMLMKVYGIDGYDQFKEPKYKPAAVPAFQNDKDIFQVIREGDVFLHHPYMSFDPVVNFVRQAAKDPDVLAIKQTLYRVSGNSPIIAALAQAAENGKQVSVLVELKARFDEENNIVWAKMLEKAGCHVIYGLVGLKTHSKITLVVRREENGIRRYVHLATGNYNDSTAKLYTDCGIFTCDERFGEDATAVFNMLSGYSEPKRWNRLIVAPIWMKDRFVKMIEREAEHAKKGEEAHIAAKMNSLCDPEIIAALYYASSCGVRIDLLIRGICCLKVGIPGISENIHVRSIVGNFLEHSRIFYFRNGGSDEIYMGSADWMPRNLDRRVEIVFPVEDERIKEEIMHVLDLEFRDNVKAHILQPSGLYEKQDKRGKTLINSQMEFCREATERARAAKKEKKEKKRVFVPAEPAEDIIK; the protein is encoded by the coding sequence ATGAAATTTAAGGAATTTGATAAACCGGAGTATTTTGTAAACAGAGAACTGAGCTGGATCAAATTTGATGATCGTGTGCTCAGTGAAGCCAGAGACAAAAATCTGCCTCTGTTTGAGAGACTGAAATTTTTGAGTATCACCTCATCCAATCTGGATGAATTTTATATGGTCCGTGTTGCATCCCTGAAGGATCAGGTTCATGCAGGGTACAAAAAAACAGATATTGCAGGAATGACAGCCAAGGAACAGCTGAAAGCCATCAGCCGGCAGACACATGAGCTTGTTCACGTACAGTACAGTACATTAAACCGGTCTCTGATTCCTGCACTTGAAAAAGCAGGACTTCATGTGATCTTTGAGCACGAGGCATTTTCCGAGAAGCAGAAAGAGTTTGTGGATCAGTATTTTGAGGACAATGTATATCCGGTCCTGACACCAATGGCAATGGATTCTTCCAGACCGTTTCCTTTGATCCGTAATAAAACGTTGAATATCGGAGCACTTCTTTCCAAAAAAGATACCAAAAAAGGAAAAGAAGAGATTGATTTTGCCACTGTACAGGTGCCTTCTGTACTTCCAAGAGTAGTGATCATTCCATCTGAAAAAAAAGGCCATACAACCGTAACACTTCTGGAACAGATCATTGAGCGCAACATCGACAAGCTGTTCTTAAGCTATGATGTGATCTGTGCCCATCCGTACAGGATCATGCGTAATGCGGATCTTCCTATTGACGAGGATGAAGCAGAGGATCTTCTGGTTGAGATCCAGAAACAGCTGAAAAAGCGCCAGTGGGGAGAGGTGATCCGCCTGGAAGTGGAAGATAAGATGGATCCGCGGCTTCTGGATATTCTGAAAATGGAGTTTCAGGTTCATGGAGATGATATCTTTTTTATCAACGGACCGCTAGATCTGACCATGCTGATGAAGGTTTATGGTATTGACGGATACGATCAGTTCAAGGAACCGAAATACAAACCGGCAGCAGTGCCGGCATTTCAGAATGACAAAGATATTTTCCAGGTGATCAGGGAGGGTGATGTGTTCCTGCATCATCCGTATATGAGTTTTGATCCGGTGGTGAATTTTGTGCGTCAGGCGGCAAAGGACCCGGATGTACTGGCGATCAAGCAGACTCTGTATCGCGTCAGCGGCAATTCACCCATCATTGCGGCACTTGCTCAAGCCGCAGAAAACGGCAAGCAGGTTTCCGTTCTTGTAGAACTGAAGGCGCGTTTTGATGAGGAAAACAATATCGTCTGGGCAAAAATGCTGGAAAAGGCAGGCTGTCATGTGATCTATGGTCTGGTGGGGCTGAAGACACACAGTAAGATCACTCTTGTTGTGAGAAGAGAAGAAAACGGGATCCGCAGATATGTGCATCTGGCAACCGGAAACTATAACGATTCCACAGCCAAGCTTTATACAGACTGCGGTATATTTACCTGTGACGAACGGTTTGGAGAGGATGCAACTGCTGTGTTCAACATGCTTTCCGGATATTCCGAGCCGAAGCGCTGGAATCGCCTGATCGTTGCGCCGATCTGGATGAAGGACCGTTTTGTAAAAATGATCGAAAGAGAAGCGGAGCATGCGAAAAAGGGAGAAGAGGCTCACATTGCGGCAAAGATGAATTCTCTGTGTGACCCTGAGATCATAGCAGCGCTGTATTATGCTTCTTCCTGTGGCGTAAGGATCGATCTTCTGATCCGCGGCATCTGCTGCCTGAAGGTGGGCATTCCGGGTATCAGCGAAAATATCCACGTGCGTTCGATCGTCGGCAATTTCCTGGAGCACAGCCGTATTTTCTATTTCCGCAATGGCGGTTCCGATGAAATCTATATGGGAAGTGCGGACTGGATGCCGCGTAACCTTGATCGTCGTGTGGAGATTGTTTTCCCTGTGGAAGATGAGCGGATCAAGGAAGAGATCATGCATGTGCTGGATCTGGAATTCCGTGACAATGTAAAAGCACATATCCTGCAGCCCTCCGGTTTGTATGAGAAGCAGGACAAACGTGGCAAAACGCTGATAAATTCCCAGATGGAATTCTGCAGGGAGGCTACCGAGCGTGCCAGGGCAGCAAAAAAGGAGAAAAAAGAAAAGAAGAGAGTTTTCGTACCGGCTGAACCGGCGGAGGATATTATAAAATAG
- a CDS encoding GGDEF domain-containing protein, protein MDDRKKKNLIWKVEAVLFGVVLLVFGAIFAATHTGGLIQHQDSVQFLNKGWYYIKDGKKQEITLPAEIPAKTGEKLILYNESLGAESRGMTVVSTGAQYDLVIRLNGKILYEYKEAMFSKNVQMRSKVQCIAALGNDTEGKVLTFSYSAPQRGKYVIEPVCIGTGSAIAWYQIRKAAIPLGAATIMIVLSMIALCICIYMRIRQMPDSRFRDVALFLMMCSIWLVTDSSLAQSYSRCPEALCLISFYMFMLLAIPMLRFLQNIGNMKKYRILDLGIFTFYLNAALQGVLVILGAFEFKDMLFVTHILLVVWVLISAVLLIREYRKHKQREIRLLLIAYIVVGASGIIALILYWLFEISYYGSIFELGNLVFLVLVIADAVMLMTDNVRYRLESQAYERLSREDGLTGLETRVNFEKKLESISADMGRYRDILLMYIDIDQLRVINEEYGRAAGDEMVVSSARCVENVFREKGTCYRIGGDEFAVLVYDPEVPDEFWPERLREELRNIGRGCRHRFSLSLGGSHLRNKDGSLKSMGEWKYEADRKLYENKKKGDLKNGVY, encoded by the coding sequence ATGGATGACAGAAAAAAGAAAAATTTGATATGGAAGGTAGAAGCCGTTCTTTTTGGTGTGGTGCTGCTGGTTTTTGGCGCGATCTTTGCAGCGACCCACACAGGGGGGCTGATCCAGCATCAGGACAGTGTACAGTTTCTTAACAAAGGTTGGTACTACATAAAAGACGGAAAAAAACAGGAGATCACCCTGCCTGCGGAAATTCCGGCAAAAACAGGCGAAAAGCTGATCCTGTACAATGAAAGTCTGGGAGCGGAAAGCAGAGGAATGACCGTGGTTTCTACAGGAGCCCAGTACGATCTGGTGATACGCCTGAATGGAAAGATCCTGTATGAATATAAGGAGGCCATGTTTTCCAAAAATGTGCAGATGCGTTCCAAGGTGCAGTGCATCGCCGCTTTGGGTAATGACACAGAGGGAAAAGTCCTGACGTTTAGCTATTCTGCGCCTCAGAGAGGAAAATATGTTATAGAACCGGTATGCATAGGAACCGGAAGTGCAATAGCCTGGTATCAGATCAGAAAAGCAGCCATTCCTTTAGGGGCGGCAACGATCATGATCGTATTAAGTATGATCGCTCTGTGTATCTGCATCTATATGAGAATAAGGCAGATGCCGGACAGTCGGTTCCGAGATGTGGCACTGTTCCTTATGATGTGCAGTATCTGGCTGGTGACGGACTCATCACTGGCACAGAGCTACAGCAGATGCCCCGAAGCATTATGTCTCATTTCTTTTTATATGTTCATGCTGCTGGCAATTCCGATGCTGCGTTTTTTGCAGAACATCGGAAACATGAAAAAATACAGGATCCTGGATCTTGGAATCTTTACATTTTATCTGAATGCTGCTTTACAGGGAGTCCTGGTGATCCTGGGAGCCTTTGAATTTAAGGATATGCTGTTTGTGACGCATATTCTGCTGGTTGTGTGGGTCCTGATATCAGCGGTACTTCTGATCCGGGAGTACCGGAAGCATAAACAGCGTGAGATACGTCTGCTTCTCATTGCATATATCGTCGTGGGAGCAAGCGGTATCATAGCACTGATCCTGTACTGGCTGTTCGAGATTTCCTACTATGGATCTATTTTTGAACTGGGAAATCTTGTGTTTCTTGTGCTTGTCATTGCAGACGCAGTCATGCTGATGACAGATAACGTTCGTTACCGTCTGGAATCCCAGGCTTACGAACGACTGTCCAGAGAGGATGGGCTGACAGGACTTGAGACGAGAGTTAATTTTGAGAAAAAATTGGAAAGTATTTCCGCAGATATGGGCAGATACCGGGATATCCTTCTTATGTATATCGATATCGATCAGCTTCGCGTGATCAACGAAGAGTACGGACGGGCTGCAGGAGACGAGATGGTGGTGAGCTCTGCCAGATGTGTGGAGAACGTTTTCCGGGAAAAAGGAACCTGCTACCGCATCGGCGGGGATGAATTTGCGGTTCTGGTCTATGATCCGGAAGTACCGGACGAATTCTGGCCGGAACGCCTGAGAGAAGAGCTCCGGAATATCGGGAGAGGATGCAGGCATCGTTTTTCGTTGTCCCTGGGAGGCAGCCATCTGCGAAATAAGGATGGCTCTCTGAAATCCATGGGAGAATGGAAATATGAGGCAGACAGGAAGCTTTATGAGAACAAAAAGAAGGGGGATTTGAAAAATGGAGTATATTAA